In the Kitasatospora terrestris genome, one interval contains:
- a CDS encoding transcriptional regulator yields MDSDFDEFLHVPARLAIVALLAPAGWAEFGFVRDAVATSDSALSKQLSALAGEGYVEIRKQNAPGARRTQVRLTPQGREAFRRHAAVLERIAAAARAGSA; encoded by the coding sequence ATGGACAGTGACTTCGACGAGTTCCTGCACGTCCCGGCGCGGCTGGCGATCGTCGCCCTGCTCGCGCCGGCCGGCTGGGCCGAGTTCGGGTTCGTCCGGGACGCGGTCGCCACCAGCGACTCGGCCCTGTCCAAGCAGCTCTCCGCGCTGGCCGGCGAAGGCTACGTGGAGATCCGCAAGCAGAACGCGCCGGGCGCCCGCCGGACCCAGGTCCGGCTCACCCCGCAGGGCCGGGAGGCGTTCCGGCGCCACGCCGCGGTCCTGGAGCGGATCGCCGCCGCCGCGAGGGCGGGGAGCGCGTGA
- a CDS encoding ATP-binding cassette domain-containing protein, with amino-acid sequence MIEVQRLTKYYGRTLAVDDLSFRVEPGRVTGFLGPNGAGKSTTMRAVIGLDRPSSGQVLIGGRCYQDLDAPLRTVGALLDARSAHGRRSVRAHLLGLARSNRIPDRRADEMLELVGLAAVADQRAKGLSLGMAQRLGVAAALLGDPQVLLLDEPVNGLDPEGVLWIRQLMKGLAQEGRAVLVSSHLMSEMALTASHLVVIGRGRLLAEMSVEEFVSQGSRGGVVVTTPQPERLREVLAARGLELRDGPERSVVEVHGADVRTVGELAAEHQVVVYGISPATVSLEEAFMEFTAGAVEYRARQQGAE; translated from the coding sequence GTGATCGAGGTACAGCGACTCACCAAGTACTACGGACGGACCCTGGCCGTCGACGACCTCAGTTTCCGGGTCGAACCCGGCCGAGTGACCGGCTTCCTCGGCCCCAACGGCGCGGGGAAGTCGACCACCATGCGCGCCGTCATCGGACTCGACCGGCCCAGCTCCGGCCAGGTGCTGATCGGCGGCCGGTGCTACCAGGACCTGGACGCGCCGCTGCGGACCGTCGGGGCGCTGCTGGACGCCCGCTCCGCGCACGGTCGGCGCAGCGTCCGCGCCCACCTGCTGGGGCTGGCCCGCAGCAACCGGATCCCCGACCGTCGGGCCGACGAGATGCTGGAGCTGGTCGGCCTCGCGGCGGTGGCGGACCAGCGGGCCAAGGGGTTGTCGCTCGGCATGGCCCAGCGGCTCGGTGTCGCCGCCGCGCTGCTGGGCGATCCGCAGGTGCTGCTGCTGGACGAGCCGGTCAACGGACTCGACCCCGAAGGGGTGCTGTGGATCCGGCAGTTGATGAAGGGCCTGGCCCAGGAGGGGCGGGCGGTGCTGGTCTCCAGCCACCTGATGAGCGAGATGGCGCTGACCGCGAGCCACCTGGTGGTGATCGGCCGGGGCCGGCTGCTCGCGGAGATGTCCGTCGAGGAGTTCGTGTCGCAGGGCTCCCGCGGCGGGGTGGTGGTCACCACGCCGCAGCCGGAGCGGCTGCGCGAGGTGCTGGCGGCGCGCGGCCTGGAGCTGCGGGACGGGCCCGAGCGCAGCGTCGTCGAGGTGCACGGCGCGGACGTCCGGACGGTCGGCGAACTGGCCGCCGAGCACCAGGTCGTGGTCTACGGGATCAGCCCGGCGACGGTGTCGCTGGAAGAGGCGTTCATGGAGTTCACCGCCGGTGCCGTCGAGTACCGGGCGCGTCAGCAGGGGGCGGAGTGA
- a CDS encoding ABC transporter permease — MAATVERLRPAVAFEWTKVRTLRSLWWSLVWYVLLSVVVGLLTGLLLRRSYADRPAPASFDPISAGHSGLRLGLIALVVFGVLIVTSEYASGTIRSSLAAVPRREVFYTAKLATGAAAALVASAVAVPVAFFTTQATAGGAPTAGPADPGVLRSLVGAVLYATLLCLFCMGLAGVLRSSALTLGILLPLFFTVSTMLSNLPGVRVVAQFLPDVAGGLALYRDPPGDTVLGAWSGLGVLAVWTALVVAAGYAAVRRRDA; from the coding sequence ATGGCGGCGACCGTGGAGCGGCTGAGGCCGGCCGTGGCCTTCGAGTGGACCAAGGTGCGCACGCTGCGCTCCCTGTGGTGGAGCCTGGTCTGGTACGTCCTGCTGAGCGTCGTGGTGGGCCTGCTCACCGGTCTGCTGCTGCGCCGCAGTTACGCCGACCGGCCGGCGCCCGCCTCGTTCGACCCGATCTCCGCGGGCCACAGTGGCCTGCGGCTGGGGCTGATCGCGCTGGTGGTGTTCGGCGTGCTGATCGTCACCAGCGAGTACGCCTCCGGGACGATCCGCAGCTCGCTGGCGGCGGTGCCCCGGCGCGAGGTGTTCTACACCGCCAAGCTCGCCACCGGGGCGGCGGCCGCGCTGGTGGCGTCGGCGGTGGCGGTGCCGGTCGCGTTCTTCACCACGCAGGCGACCGCGGGCGGGGCGCCGACCGCCGGCCCGGCCGACCCGGGCGTGCTGCGGTCGCTGGTCGGGGCGGTGTTGTACGCGACCCTGCTGTGCCTGTTCTGCATGGGTCTGGCGGGCGTGCTGCGCAGTTCGGCGCTGACGCTGGGCATCCTGCTGCCGCTGTTCTTCACGGTCTCGACGATGCTGAGCAACCTGCCGGGGGTGCGCGTGGTGGCGCAGTTCCTGCCGGACGTGGCGGGCGGGCTGGCGCTCTACCGCGACCCGCCGGGGGACACCGTGCTGGGCGCCTGGAGCGGCCTGGGCGTGCTCGCGGTGTGGACGGCGCTGGTGGTGGCCGCCGGGTACGCGGCGGTGCGGCGCAGGGACGCCTGA
- a CDS encoding plantaricin C family lantibiotic → MAFDGDVSLVEEIAEQDFDGVAYGACTTNTFSLSDWLGNKGGWCTLTKECQPNCN, encoded by the coding sequence ATGGCTTTCGACGGCGACGTTTCTCTTGTCGAGGAGATCGCGGAGCAGGACTTCGACGGTGTCGCGTACGGCGCGTGCACCACGAACACGTTCTCGCTGAGCGACTGGCTCGGCAACAAGGGTGGTTGGTGCACCCTGACCAAGGAGTGCCAGCCGAACTGCAACTGA
- a CDS encoding class II lanthipeptide, LchA2/BrtA2 family: MEKQDFLGAWDELELIELGEEDAHGGTTTVPCSIAITVAASSAFCPTTKCTSKC, translated from the coding sequence ATGGAGAAGCAGGATTTCCTGGGCGCCTGGGACGAGCTGGAGCTGATCGAGCTGGGCGAGGAGGACGCGCACGGCGGTACCACCACCGTTCCGTGCTCCATCGCCATCACGGTCGCTGCCAGCAGCGCCTTCTGCCCCACCACCAAGTGCACCAGCAAGTGCTGA
- a CDS encoding type 2 lanthipeptide synthetase LanM family protein — protein MNSLNSFYPEFDSAEIQETIEPLAAFDGAVLPYLTAAHVSPPDSLSPTVRAWTVADEAYPFQRIVRALAAAVCAPDPVGRYAALFQDPEQVTRELLARAEARLKDTCARALVAAVNKASGEGRLAGDTPQDRYRCFVTGAWQDSLADFPVLGAAVSHIVRNTVDAFTEQCERLTADRAALAEHFGIAADDPVASIGRSDGDSHAHGRSVGVLTFASGARLVLKPRDVSGEAAYERIAAHLDRTAGTRLPAARTLVRDGYGYVEFVEAEDVREDAGPFMRACGELGALLHLLDARDMHFENIVATRRGPVPVDLETLLHPARVHAGPRPEAEGNAYDTIARSLYGVGILPLVLAGKDGDAGHVDLGFLGGDNQGTAPFKGLTFEEPFTDRIRMVLRAQPAEPRGTVVPAADERQVLRLADAMAEGFTAVTGAVRRDPDGWAAMLREVAATLRVRYVHNPTALYAQTLRMTASAAAMADPATNLALLKRIAIASKTSDRGIVAAELRQLAERDVPYFTADATGTALYDADGTDTGARLDASPLDRALAKAAALDETAVDRQLTLLYSTFCARFPDNHLSGAAAWSARRAPAEQRDLRALARRIADELVATSLPDKFAHLPRTWIGPLASAAAQRPWPCGVLGYDLYTGRSGPALALAAAGRLLGEERYADVARQIFSTSADILASQRYEQRSVEQTGPGAYTGMTGLLFALHAAGELLDEPAWAKAAQEALPLVLAQLPAEGGPADVIGGLAGTARVVAAVGGPHAAAALPGLVGRLCAAVERSDPAWAGQSGFAHGVAGILHALGVLRGSAGEEAAGRVGAATGLLLERLEAFHDPAVGDWFSNTATPDRFSTGWCHGAAGIALALAAHPGAPDRERRLEQAVANTLRVGFGRNLTWCHGDLGNHDVLTGIAAARGDRELAARLARVEREWLVPEVFERKLADRHSRYAHTNSVMVGTSGVLLHLVNRLAPELRTSPLALTGGGA, from the coding sequence GTGAATTCTCTCAACAGTTTTTATCCGGAGTTCGACAGCGCGGAAATCCAGGAGACCATCGAGCCGCTCGCCGCCTTCGACGGCGCCGTGCTGCCGTACCTCACCGCCGCGCACGTCTCACCACCTGACAGCCTATCACCGACCGTTCGGGCATGGACCGTCGCCGACGAGGCGTACCCGTTCCAGCGGATCGTCCGCGCGCTCGCCGCCGCCGTCTGCGCACCGGACCCGGTCGGCCGGTACGCGGCACTGTTCCAGGACCCCGAGCAGGTCACCCGGGAACTCCTCGCCCGCGCCGAGGCCCGGCTGAAGGACACCTGCGCCCGCGCGCTGGTCGCGGCCGTCAACAAGGCGTCCGGCGAGGGCCGGCTGGCCGGCGACACCCCGCAGGACCGCTACCGCTGCTTCGTCACCGGGGCCTGGCAGGACTCCCTCGCCGACTTCCCGGTGCTCGGCGCGGCGGTCTCGCACATCGTCCGCAACACCGTCGACGCCTTCACCGAGCAGTGCGAACGGCTGACCGCGGACCGCGCGGCGCTCGCCGAGCACTTCGGCATCGCCGCCGACGACCCGGTCGCCTCGATCGGCCGCTCCGACGGCGACAGCCACGCGCACGGCCGCAGCGTCGGCGTCCTCACCTTCGCCTCCGGCGCCCGGCTGGTCCTCAAGCCCCGCGACGTCTCCGGCGAGGCCGCGTACGAGCGGATCGCCGCCCACCTCGACCGGACCGCCGGCACCCGGCTGCCGGCCGCCCGCACCCTGGTGCGGGACGGCTACGGCTACGTCGAGTTCGTCGAGGCCGAGGACGTCCGCGAGGACGCCGGGCCGTTCATGCGGGCCTGCGGCGAACTCGGCGCGCTGCTCCACCTGCTGGACGCCCGGGACATGCACTTCGAGAACATCGTCGCCACCCGGCGCGGCCCCGTCCCGGTCGACCTGGAGACGCTGCTGCACCCCGCCAGGGTGCACGCCGGACCCCGGCCGGAGGCCGAGGGCAACGCGTACGACACCATCGCCCGCTCGCTGTACGGCGTCGGCATCCTGCCGCTGGTGCTCGCCGGGAAGGACGGCGACGCCGGCCACGTCGACCTCGGTTTCCTCGGCGGCGACAACCAGGGCACCGCGCCGTTCAAGGGACTGACCTTCGAGGAGCCGTTCACCGACCGGATCCGGATGGTCCTGCGGGCCCAGCCGGCCGAGCCGCGCGGCACCGTCGTCCCGGCCGCCGACGAGCGGCAGGTCCTGCGCCTCGCCGACGCGATGGCCGAGGGGTTCACCGCCGTCACCGGCGCGGTGCGGCGCGACCCGGACGGCTGGGCGGCGATGCTCCGGGAGGTCGCCGCCACGCTGCGGGTGCGCTACGTCCACAACCCGACGGCGCTGTACGCGCAGACCCTGCGGATGACCGCCTCGGCCGCCGCGATGGCCGACCCCGCGACCAACCTCGCGCTGCTCAAGCGGATCGCGATCGCCTCCAAGACCAGCGACCGCGGCATCGTCGCGGCCGAACTGCGCCAGCTCGCCGAACGCGACGTCCCGTACTTCACCGCGGATGCGACCGGCACCGCGCTGTACGACGCCGACGGCACGGACACCGGGGCCCGGCTCGACGCCTCGCCGCTGGACCGGGCGCTGGCCAAGGCGGCGGCCCTGGACGAGACCGCGGTGGACCGCCAGCTGACGCTGCTCTACTCGACCTTCTGCGCCCGCTTCCCCGACAACCACCTGAGCGGTGCGGCCGCCTGGAGCGCGCGGCGGGCGCCCGCCGAGCAGCGCGACCTGCGCGCGCTGGCCCGCCGGATCGCCGACGAGCTGGTCGCCACCAGCCTGCCCGACAAGTTCGCCCACCTGCCGCGCACCTGGATCGGACCGCTGGCCTCGGCCGCCGCGCAGCGCCCCTGGCCGTGCGGGGTGCTCGGCTACGACCTGTACACCGGGCGCAGCGGCCCGGCCCTCGCGCTCGCCGCGGCCGGCCGGCTGCTCGGCGAGGAGCGGTACGCCGACGTCGCCCGGCAGATCTTCTCGACCAGCGCCGACATCCTCGCCTCCCAGCGTTACGAGCAGCGCAGCGTCGAGCAGACCGGCCCGGGCGCGTACACCGGGATGACCGGCCTGCTGTTCGCCCTGCACGCGGCGGGGGAGCTGCTGGACGAGCCGGCCTGGGCCAAGGCCGCGCAGGAGGCGCTGCCCCTGGTGCTCGCCCAGCTCCCGGCCGAGGGCGGGCCGGCCGACGTGATCGGCGGCCTGGCCGGCACCGCGCGGGTGGTCGCCGCGGTCGGCGGCCCGCACGCCGCCGCCGCGCTGCCCGGACTGGTCGGGCGGCTGTGCGCGGCCGTCGAGCGGTCGGACCCGGCGTGGGCCGGGCAGTCCGGGTTCGCGCACGGCGTCGCCGGGATCCTGCACGCGCTGGGCGTGCTGCGCGGCTCGGCGGGCGAGGAGGCGGCCGGCCGGGTCGGGGCCGCGACCGGCCTGCTGCTGGAGCGGCTGGAGGCGTTCCACGACCCCGCGGTGGGCGACTGGTTCTCCAACACCGCGACACCCGACCGGTTCTCCACCGGCTGGTGCCACGGCGCGGCCGGCATCGCGCTGGCGCTCGCCGCCCACCCCGGCGCGCCCGACCGCGAGCGGCGGCTGGAGCAGGCGGTGGCCAACACCCTGCGGGTCGGTTTCGGCCGCAACCTCACCTGGTGCCACGGCGACCTGGGCAACCACGACGTGCTCACCGGGATCGCCGCCGCCCGCGGCGACCGGGAGCTGGCCGCCCGGCTGGCGCGGGTCGAGCGCGAGTGGCTGGTCCCGGAGGTGTTCGAGCGCAAGCTCGCCGACCGGCACAGCCGCTACGCGCACACCAACAGCGTCATGGTCGGCACCTCGGGCGTGCTGCTGCACCTGGTCAACCGGCTCGCGCCCGAGCTGCGGACCTCGCCGCTCGCGCTGACCGGCGGGGGTGCCTGA
- a CDS encoding peptidase domain-containing ABC transporter: protein MARRVPTVTQVTQTECGLCCCIAIMRHWGRTEDFVTVRQDLEAGRDGLGAKQLADFLRSRGMRTKMFRARHIDALKGFTTPVILYWEEYHFVVLERFDGRTATVMDPAVGRRRLTRAELERGFSDVVIAPEPGPEFRRQTLPATRDWRTVPLFAERSRPRMALVALLSLGGYGAVLGVPALTKWAVDRQEHWQDAAGLAVVIGALAAAGAGYLLLWLLRVAVLSSLISVMGRHLMAHTFRRLLALPYKFFTTRQPGELLFRLNTVNAVRDLLSSRIAQGVLDVGTLVCIGGYLFVVEWRLGLVAAALFSANALHLWLTRTRVKEVTDAEISQVGRSQSTQLDAIVSIPTIKMGGYAEQFADEWEHTYQASLDAMRARMRLQQGWIAGLAGTTQMFGPLVLLLASLYLVSRGEVTLGSAIAVQSVSATYFSLSGSVFQMFTEFSEASRYMARISDITTHEPEPAGGGLTTLADTSIRLREVGFRYTRHSDPVLKEVSLDIPAGARIALVGASGSGKSTLGRLICGLHRPTGGTIEFAGRPADDYDRTFLRRQIGYIPQEVHLHNRTILENLTLGQDIDPATVREYCASVGILDFIDDLPMGLKTLVSELGANFSGGQRQRLAIVRVMLQRPRIIVMDEATASLDTLNERRVAQIIEELGATQVIIAHRLATIRHADRIYVFSGGRVIEHGTHQELMDNQAAYAALYTDADTTTLTGGTA, encoded by the coding sequence ATGGCCCGCCGCGTCCCCACGGTCACCCAGGTCACCCAGACCGAGTGCGGCCTGTGCTGCTGCATCGCGATCATGCGCCACTGGGGGCGCACCGAGGACTTCGTCACCGTCCGGCAGGACCTGGAGGCCGGCCGGGACGGGCTCGGCGCCAAGCAGCTGGCCGACTTCCTGCGCTCGCGCGGCATGCGGACCAAGATGTTCCGGGCCCGGCACATCGACGCGCTGAAGGGCTTCACCACCCCGGTGATCCTCTACTGGGAGGAGTACCACTTCGTCGTCCTGGAGCGCTTCGACGGCCGGACCGCGACCGTCATGGACCCGGCGGTCGGCCGGCGCCGGCTGACCCGCGCCGAACTGGAGCGCGGCTTCAGCGACGTGGTGATCGCCCCCGAGCCCGGCCCGGAGTTCCGCCGGCAGACCCTGCCGGCCACCCGCGACTGGCGCACCGTCCCGCTGTTCGCCGAGCGCTCACGGCCGCGGATGGCCCTGGTGGCGCTGCTCTCGCTCGGCGGGTACGGCGCGGTGCTGGGCGTGCCGGCGCTCACCAAGTGGGCGGTCGACCGGCAGGAGCACTGGCAGGACGCGGCGGGGCTCGCGGTGGTGATCGGGGCGCTCGCCGCAGCCGGCGCCGGCTACCTGCTGCTGTGGCTGCTGCGGGTGGCGGTGCTCTCCTCGCTGATCTCGGTGATGGGCCGTCACCTGATGGCGCACACCTTCCGCCGCCTGCTCGCGCTGCCGTACAAGTTCTTCACCACCCGGCAGCCCGGCGAGCTGCTGTTCCGGCTCAACACCGTCAACGCGGTGCGCGACCTGCTCTCCTCGCGGATCGCGCAGGGCGTCCTCGACGTCGGCACCCTGGTCTGCATCGGCGGCTACCTGTTCGTGGTCGAGTGGCGGCTGGGGCTGGTCGCCGCCGCGCTGTTCTCGGCCAACGCGCTGCACCTGTGGCTGACCCGCACCCGAGTCAAGGAGGTGACCGACGCGGAGATCAGCCAGGTCGGCCGCAGCCAGTCCACCCAGCTGGACGCGATCGTCTCCATCCCGACGATCAAGATGGGCGGCTACGCCGAGCAGTTCGCCGACGAGTGGGAGCACACCTACCAGGCCTCGCTGGACGCGATGCGCGCCCGGATGCGGCTCCAGCAGGGCTGGATCGCCGGACTCGCCGGCACCACCCAGATGTTCGGGCCGCTGGTGCTGCTGCTGGCCAGCCTCTACCTGGTCTCCCGCGGGGAGGTGACGCTCGGCTCGGCGATCGCCGTCCAGTCGGTGTCCGCCACCTACTTCTCGCTGTCCGGCTCGGTCTTCCAGATGTTCACCGAGTTCTCCGAGGCCTCCCGCTACATGGCCCGGATCAGCGACATCACCACCCACGAGCCGGAGCCCGCCGGCGGCGGGCTCACCACCCTCGCCGACACCTCGATCCGGCTGCGCGAGGTCGGCTTCCGGTACACCCGGCACAGCGACCCGGTGCTCAAGGAGGTGTCGCTGGACATCCCGGCCGGGGCCCGGATCGCCCTGGTCGGCGCCTCCGGCTCGGGCAAGTCCACCCTCGGCCGGCTGATCTGCGGGCTGCACCGGCCCACCGGCGGGACGATCGAGTTCGCCGGCCGCCCCGCGGACGACTACGACCGCACCTTCCTGCGCCGCCAGATCGGCTACATCCCGCAGGAGGTACACCTGCACAACCGGACCATCCTGGAGAACCTGACCCTCGGTCAGGACATCGACCCGGCCACGGTCCGCGAGTACTGCGCCTCCGTCGGCATCCTCGACTTCATCGACGACCTGCCGATGGGCCTGAAGACCCTGGTCTCCGAACTGGGCGCCAACTTCTCCGGCGGCCAGCGCCAGCGGCTCGCCATCGTCCGCGTCATGCTCCAGCGGCCCAGGATCATCGTGATGGACGAGGCGACCGCCTCGCTGGACACCCTGAACGAGCGCCGGGTCGCGCAGATCATCGAGGAGCTCGGCGCCACCCAGGTGATCATCGCGCACCGGCTGGCCACCATCCGGCACGCCGACCGGATCTACGTCTTCAGCGGCGGCCGGGTCATCGAGCACGGCACCCACCAGGAACTGATGGACAACCAGGCGGCCTACGCCGCCCTGTACACCGACGCGGACACCACCACTCTCACGGGCGGGACAGCATGA
- the lanM gene encoding type 2 lanthipeptide synthetase LanM, which produces MTEPAVTIRAFLPFYTRALPLPRLRDLLGPDFEDAVAAEHRGAVAHRLWEVALSTVEGHAYRTLIAEFHRHREALGLPPDPDSATALDAFTAGPGADRRYAEVLERHPVLARRLATVTRNTAAAYGEVFTAHLKDRAPLAAALGPAAAERITAVEPAGSDPHNDNRSVLFVTTEGGLRLVYKPRPLTADDFARDLLAAAQPYLAHPMDGCVPDSVTADGHGWQLFTAPEPMRAPDQPARYFYRFGALTCLLSAVGATDLHDENLLAHGEHPCLIDTETLVRADAGVDNDTLSNTLINHMKNSVTSTMLLPVVNPGAVIDVMVSGAGVLGEQQSAMRKPQVVDAGTDAVRVEWGGISYSHRLNVPRLGATALPITAHVPDLMAGYRDALAFLRSGGAEQVLARHPGLPVRCVLRTTEVYARYLDASTHPKYLVSQAETDRLHGHLHRFPRKLESRQAAWLRRAEAESLDGGNIPYFLTRGDSTGLASHTGGIEDFFTVSALDNARRGVRMAAGRHEHYHQFLIEECLGDLTGTPEGLSAHGVFHGAALTMAAPGAWGPRIAEVIADLAVRIDAPDGPQAGWLGSIGPDRGAATVTPGNHIAFHDMGGIARLYRTAARRGARFAELREASDRGLAALVADYPHTLATIPESVFSGLASVLLARPHAVDRAWLDALVRELEQRGEKLEADVANGPAGVLMVLLSRAERGLPVDRAHLDAVRRLAFAPDRARPSGAPMELAHGELGLWWARARAGRVLDEPAAAREAFDWLAERLPGHRPAVTGWCKGAAGVLLAAAEICRAAGRTDWLARGPLAALVDAATELPDGPVELSVCHGSSGVQQSLLAAAGLTGERTLAEQALAHQGRVIELAREHGYYTGAAGRTSLIGYLLGWSGVADTDLMLLDPEALAHGVPAALTC; this is translated from the coding sequence ATGACCGAGCCAGCCGTCACCATCCGGGCCTTCCTGCCCTTCTACACCCGGGCGCTGCCGCTGCCCCGGCTGCGCGACCTGCTCGGCCCCGACTTCGAGGACGCCGTCGCCGCCGAGCACCGCGGCGCGGTCGCCCACCGGCTGTGGGAGGTGGCCCTGTCCACCGTCGAGGGCCACGCCTACCGGACGCTGATCGCGGAGTTCCACCGCCACCGCGAGGCCCTGGGCCTGCCCCCCGACCCGGACAGCGCCACCGCCCTCGACGCCTTCACCGCCGGGCCGGGGGCCGACCGGCGGTACGCCGAGGTGCTGGAGCGCCACCCCGTGCTGGCCCGGCGCCTCGCCACGGTCACCCGCAACACCGCCGCCGCGTACGGCGAGGTGTTCACCGCCCACCTCAAGGACCGCGCGCCGCTGGCCGCCGCCCTCGGCCCGGCCGCGGCGGAGCGGATCACGGCCGTGGAGCCCGCCGGGTCCGACCCGCACAACGACAACCGCAGCGTCCTGTTCGTCACCACCGAGGGCGGCCTGCGCCTGGTGTACAAGCCGCGGCCGCTCACCGCCGACGACTTCGCCCGCGACCTGCTGGCCGCCGCGCAGCCGTACCTCGCCCACCCGATGGACGGCTGCGTCCCCGACTCGGTCACCGCCGACGGCCACGGCTGGCAGCTCTTCACCGCACCCGAGCCGATGCGCGCACCCGATCAGCCGGCGCGCTACTTCTACCGCTTCGGCGCGCTCACCTGCCTGCTCAGCGCGGTCGGCGCCACCGACCTGCACGACGAGAACCTGCTGGCGCACGGCGAGCACCCCTGCCTGATCGACACCGAGACCCTGGTGCGGGCCGACGCCGGCGTGGACAACGACACCCTGTCCAACACCCTGATCAACCACATGAAGAACTCGGTCACCTCCACCATGCTGCTCCCGGTGGTCAACCCCGGTGCCGTGATCGACGTGATGGTCTCCGGCGCCGGCGTGCTCGGCGAGCAGCAGTCGGCCATGCGCAAGCCCCAGGTCGTCGACGCCGGCACCGACGCCGTCAGGGTCGAGTGGGGCGGCATCAGCTACAGCCACCGCCTCAACGTGCCCCGGCTCGGGGCCACCGCCCTGCCGATCACCGCGCACGTCCCGGACCTGATGGCCGGCTACCGCGACGCGCTGGCCTTCCTGCGCTCCGGCGGTGCCGAGCAGGTCCTGGCCCGCCACCCCGGGCTGCCGGTGCGCTGCGTGCTGCGCACCACCGAGGTGTACGCCCGCTACCTGGACGCCTCCACCCACCCCAAGTACCTCGTCTCCCAGGCCGAGACCGACCGGCTCCACGGTCACCTGCACCGCTTCCCCCGGAAGCTGGAGAGCAGGCAGGCCGCCTGGCTGCGCCGGGCCGAGGCCGAGTCGCTGGACGGCGGGAACATCCCGTACTTCCTGACCCGGGGCGACTCCACCGGGCTCGCCTCGCACACCGGCGGCATCGAGGACTTCTTCACCGTCTCGGCCCTCGACAACGCCCGTCGGGGCGTCCGGATGGCGGCCGGCCGGCACGAGCACTACCACCAGTTCCTGATCGAGGAGTGCCTCGGCGACCTGACCGGCACCCCGGAGGGCCTGTCCGCGCACGGCGTCTTCCACGGCGCGGCCCTGACCATGGCCGCCCCCGGCGCCTGGGGCCCGCGGATCGCCGAGGTGATCGCCGACCTCGCCGTCCGGATCGACGCGCCCGACGGCCCGCAGGCGGGCTGGCTCGGCAGCATCGGACCCGACCGCGGCGCCGCCACCGTCACCCCCGGCAACCACATCGCCTTCCACGACATGGGAGGCATCGCCCGGCTGTACCGCACCGCCGCCCGCCGCGGCGCGCGGTTCGCCGAGCTGCGCGAGGCGTCCGACCGCGGGCTCGCCGCGCTGGTCGCGGACTACCCGCACACGCTCGCCACCATCCCCGAATCGGTGTTCTCCGGCCTCGCGTCCGTGCTGCTGGCCCGCCCGCACGCCGTCGACCGGGCCTGGCTGGACGCCCTGGTCCGCGAACTGGAGCAGCGCGGCGAGAAGCTGGAGGCCGACGTGGCCAACGGCCCGGCCGGCGTCCTGATGGTGCTGCTCTCCCGCGCCGAGCGCGGCCTGCCGGTCGACCGGGCGCACCTGGACGCGGTCCGCCGCCTCGCCTTCGCCCCCGACCGGGCGCGGCCGAGCGGTGCCCCGATGGAACTCGCCCACGGCGAGCTCGGCCTGTGGTGGGCCCGGGCCCGGGCCGGCCGGGTGCTCGACGAGCCCGCCGCGGCCCGGGAGGCCTTCGACTGGCTGGCCGAGCGGCTGCCCGGCCACCGGCCCGCCGTCACCGGGTGGTGCAAGGGCGCCGCCGGGGTGCTGCTGGCCGCCGCCGAGATCTGCCGGGCCGCCGGACGCACCGACTGGCTGGCCCGCGGCCCGCTGGCCGCGCTGGTCGACGCCGCCACCGAGCTCCCGGACGGGCCGGTGGAGCTCTCGGTCTGCCACGGCAGCAGCGGCGTGCAGCAGTCGCTGCTGGCCGCCGCCGGGCTCACCGGCGAGCGCACGCTCGCCGAGCAGGCGCTCGCCCACCAGGGCCGGGTGATCGAGCTGGCCCGCGAGCACGGCTACTACACCGGCGCCGCCGGCCGGACCTCGCTGATCGGCTACCTGCTCGGCTGGTCCGGCGTCGCCGACACCGACCTGATGCTGCTCGACCCCGAGGCCCTCGCCCACGGGGTCCCGGCCGCCCTGACCTGTTAG